The following are from one region of the Primulina eburnea isolate SZY01 chromosome 17, ASM2296580v1, whole genome shotgun sequence genome:
- the LOC140817837 gene encoding uncharacterized protein — translation MSSYDAEFSSSSDYESDSASNSESTSASNSESTSASDSKRSSESRNSLEDPEFTPEVEVVTHSRPGKEIRHVTQQINISNANDLWYGHLTSHILPTSESKIRTMWHIPSSHQIIIPTPDDRPYLAPKGCYTFFQHHFDAGLRFPLDDFLQKLSNYYKMHLGLLTPNALRSICCLIVLFRALDLPLSCTTFSYFLVLAKSKEGPFYVISRSNRKLFDGAPSHVKDWKKYFFFIQPPEELTCSTDWYPNFTKPELSKDYKKDKDYLHIMSVLGDRCFSIPQLLSEDLLCHVGLSPAKIKLKEDAGTRVMNALFLRELSKTKAGGSSSAPQKSITPTVTTGTKRDCSVAEKKKTGSCSTTAQKSASSPTAVKKKKTGSSSSAPKRASSPPPRAKSPPPSGKQKVSVDPSPSVPHHGKRKISEISVVSVSSPEGSESDEEPPPASGVHPLYTSATAIVGRGPTQLAQKIMYQLPSEADAAFINSLGWSDLTHRTCSSITEGMMYIGELVERANATRSTACQDLREGMALREQLQATIDEMKATHAKELSESQARGDEFLKEKQELLKEKHELQRLTEDQAKDIQKLKTDLKDSQAELEDAKVRHAAEVSSFKEEFLKSEEFVEICGPKAFHYLGVGFEGADYETFGTFTFGYFLLRTFDMYELALCNIEYFAFVFMVSSEFIYDIINPLGQIKSPPSNSSAK, via the exons ATGTCTTCCTATGATGCCGAATTTAGTTCTTCGAGCGATTACGAGTCTGATTCTGCCAGTAATTCTGAATCTACTTCCGCGAGTAATTCTGAGTCTACTTCCGCGAGTGATTCCAAGAGGTCTAGCGAGTCTAGGAATTCCTTAGAAGATCCTGAATTTACCCCTGAGGTAGAAGTCGTCACTCATAGCCGCCCTGGTAAGGAGATTCGCCATGTAACCCAACAAATAAATATCTCTAATGCTAACGACCTCTGGTACGGCCACCTAACGTCTCATATCCTCCCTACTAGCGAGTCCAAAATTAGGACTATGTGGCATATTCCCTCTTCTCACCAGATCATAATTCCTACCCCCGACGACCGTCCCTATTTAGCTCCCAAGGGTTGTTACACATTCTTCCAGCACCATTTCGATGCAGGTCTGCGCTTTCCACTAGATGACTTCCTTCAGAAGCTGAGCAATTATTATAAGATGCATTTAGGTTTACTCACTCCCAATGCTCTCCGCTCAATATGCTGCCTCATCGTGTTATTCCGGGCTTTAGATCTTCCTTTAAGTTGCACTACCTTCTCCTACTTCCTTGTCTTAGCCAAGTCAAAAGAGGGACCCTTCTATGTGATTTCCCGGTCTAACCGCAAGCTTTTCGATGGGGCTCCTAGTCATGTGAAGGACTGGAAAAAATACTTTTTCTTTATCCAGCCACCGGAAGAACTGACTTGTTCCACTGATTGGTACCCTAACTTCACTAAGCCTGAGCTTTCAAAGGATTATAAGAAAGATAAGGATTATCTACACATAATGAGTGTATTAGGAGACCGATGCTTTAGCATCCCCCAACTTCTATCTGAAGATCTCCTGTGCCATGTCGGGTTAAGTCCCGCGAAAATTAAGCTGAAGGAGGATGCTG GTACTAGAGTCATGAACGCCCTATTTCTCCGTGAGCTCTCCAAGACAAAGGCCGGGGGTTCCTCATCAGCACCCCAGAAGTCCATTACCCCGACAGTCACGACGGGCACAAAAAGAGATTGTTCTGTCGCTGAGAAAAAGAAAACAGGTTCCTGTTCTACTACTGCACAGAAGTCCGCTAGCTCCCCTACTGctgtgaagaagaagaagacggGCTCCTCCTCCTCTGCCCCAAAGCGAGCCTCCTCTCCACCTCCTCGCGCCAAGTCCCCTCCTCCGTCTGGTAAACAAAAGGTGTCCGTTGATCCTAGCCCGTCAGTCCCCCATCATGGTAAGCGCAAGATCTCAGAGATTTCAGTAGTGTCGGTCTCTTCTCCAGAAGGGTCTGAGTCCGATGAGGAGCCTCCTCCTGCATCAGGGGTACATCCTCTATACACATCAGCTACAGCCATTGTGGGGCGAGGTCCTACTCAGCTGGCTCAAAAGATAATGTATCAGCTTCCTTCCGAAGCGGATGCAGCATTCATTAATTCACTGGGGTGGTCTGACCTCACTCACCGGACATGCAGCAGCATCACTGAG GGCATGATGTACATAGGGGAGTTGGTGGAGCGTGCCAACGCCACTCGATCTACTGCCTGCCAAGACTTGCGCGAGGGCATGGCTCTTCGTGAACAGCTCCAAGCTACTATCGATGAGATGAAGGCGACACACGCTAAGGAGCTTTCGGAGTCCCAAGCTCGAGGTGACGAGTTTCTGAAGGAAAAACAAGAGCTTCTGAAAGAGAAACACGAGCTCCAGCGACTGACAGAAGACCAAGCTAAAGACATCCAGAAGTTAAAGACAGATTTAAAAGATTCACAAGCTGAGCTCGAAGATGCCAAGGTGCGACACGCTGCAGAAGTTTCCTCCTTCAAAGAGGAATTTCTCAAATCCGAAGAATTTGTCGAGATCTGTGGCCCGAAAGCTTTTCACTACCTGGGGGTGGGCTTCGAGGGTGCA GATTATGAGACTTTTGGGACGTTTACATTTGGCTATTTCCTTTTGCGCACTTTTGACATGTATGAACTCGCTTTATGCAACATTGAGTATTTTGCATTTGTATTTATGGTTTCTTCCGAGTTTATATACGATATTATTAACCCGCTAGGGCAAATAAaatctccaccctctaactcatcTGCTAAGTGA